A genomic stretch from Shewanella sediminis HAW-EB3 includes:
- the gspG gene encoding type II secretion system major pseudopilin GspG yields the protein MVKISSLLRRKNSGFTLVELLIVITILGLLMSLVAPKMFSKVSSTQRSTAVAQMQNLETSLDTYRLDVGSYPANLQELRSSTKRGWDGPYLPKDVPLDPWGNPYQYESPGEGGLPYSLRSLGKDGQVGGTDDNEDIIHQ from the coding sequence ATGGTTAAGATAAGCAGTTTGTTACGTAGAAAAAACTCAGGCTTTACGCTAGTTGAGCTACTTATTGTCATTACTATCTTGGGACTACTGATGTCTCTGGTAGCACCCAAAATGTTCAGTAAGGTTAGTTCAACTCAGCGCAGTACCGCAGTTGCTCAAATGCAAAACCTCGAAACATCACTCGATACATATAGATTAGATGTAGGCTCTTATCCGGCTAACCTGCAAGAGCTAAGAAGTTCAACCAAACGCGGTTGGGATGGCCCGTATTTGCCAAAAGATGTGCCATTAGATCCTTGGGGGAATCCATACCAATATGAATCTCCAGGAGAAGGTGGTTTACCTTATTCTCTGAGATCTTTAGGTAAAGACGGCCAAGTTGGCGGCACAGACGATAACGAAGATATTATCCACCAATAA
- a CDS encoding GspE/PulE family protein encodes MNIETLLTQDFAVSTVDIEKAIAYQKRANGRLEKILVNMGALSEEVLPRLYSKLLQLPLVDINALQDWQAPVWEEKVDLSKLVEHGWYPLQQTKGVWTIAVQDPLNFDIMQLLEFYQIQFELQVLDDETTTVLVGHYQDAELQTADNELSTDEEERLKELATEAPTVNLLNSLIGRALKAGASDMHLEPYQEKYRIRFRIDGVLQDIEMLPAKMRLPIASRLKILSGMDIAEKRKPQDGKIEMKIASEEFDIRVSALPLNDGESIVMRFLRKEAIKYDMDVLGLSGDIRELIEEDLKTTAGVILLTGPTGSGKTTSLYTFLNSINNSDVKIITLEDPVEYQLEGVNQVQVQSEIGFDFSAGLRSIVRQDPDVIMLGEIRDSETAQIAMQSALTGHLVFSTVHTNDAASAYTRLIDLGAEEFLLNAAITSVIAQRLARKLCKHCSLPHPDADKIIEKYQLRPLADQCGVEINLHIPNGCEHCNESGYSGRIAIVEYLRCDDEIKMLPKDKHFPIVARETAKKRGYRNLLEDGLYKAMIGITSVDEVLRVAG; translated from the coding sequence ATGAATATTGAAACACTACTGACGCAAGACTTCGCCGTATCAACAGTCGATATTGAAAAAGCAATTGCTTATCAAAAACGTGCTAATGGTCGCCTTGAAAAAATTCTTGTTAATATGGGAGCCTTGTCTGAAGAGGTACTACCGCGCCTTTATAGCAAGCTTTTACAATTGCCCTTGGTCGATATCAACGCTTTGCAAGACTGGCAAGCGCCAGTTTGGGAAGAAAAAGTCGACCTTTCAAAATTAGTTGAACATGGTTGGTACCCACTTCAGCAGACTAAAGGTGTTTGGACTATTGCGGTTCAGGACCCACTTAACTTTGATATCATGCAACTGTTAGAGTTTTATCAAATTCAGTTTGAACTGCAGGTACTCGATGATGAAACGACTACGGTATTAGTCGGTCATTATCAAGATGCAGAGTTACAAACCGCTGATAATGAACTATCTACCGATGAAGAGGAAAGGTTAAAGGAGTTAGCTACAGAAGCACCGACAGTTAACCTTTTAAATTCTTTGATTGGTAGAGCATTAAAGGCTGGTGCTTCAGATATGCATCTGGAACCATACCAAGAGAAGTATCGAATTCGATTCCGTATCGATGGGGTACTGCAAGATATCGAGATGCTCCCGGCAAAGATGCGTCTACCTATAGCATCACGTCTGAAAATTTTGTCAGGTATGGATATCGCTGAAAAGCGAAAGCCTCAAGATGGCAAAATCGAAATGAAGATCGCCTCTGAAGAGTTTGATATTCGAGTATCGGCCTTACCATTGAACGATGGCGAGAGTATTGTGATGCGTTTTCTGCGTAAAGAAGCCATTAAGTACGATATGGATGTGCTCGGTCTATCCGGTGATATCCGTGAGCTGATTGAGGAAGATCTTAAAACCACGGCGGGTGTTATTCTGCTAACCGGCCCAACCGGTAGTGGTAAAACGACAAGTTTATATACCTTCCTCAACTCCATTAATAATAGTGACGTAAAAATTATTACCCTCGAAGATCCAGTCGAGTATCAACTGGAAGGGGTTAACCAGGTTCAGGTTCAGTCTGAAATCGGCTTCGATTTCTCAGCCGGCCTTCGAAGCATAGTCAGGCAAGATCCCGATGTGATCATGTTAGGTGAAATTCGTGACTCAGAAACTGCTCAAATCGCCATGCAGTCTGCACTCACCGGACACCTGGTATTCAGTACTGTTCATACAAATGATGCGGCCAGTGCCTATACTCGCTTAATTGACTTGGGTGCTGAAGAGTTTCTACTTAATGCGGCGATAACCTCTGTTATTGCGCAACGTTTGGCTCGAAAGCTGTGTAAGCATTGTTCGCTACCTCATCCCGATGCAGATAAAATAATTGAAAAGTATCAGTTAAGACCTTTAGCAGATCAGTGTGGAGTCGAAATAAACCTCCATATTCCAAATGGGTGTGAGCACTGTAATGAAAGTGGCTATAGCGGCCGAATTGCGATTGTTGAATACCTTCGCTGTGATGACGAGATAAAAATGCTACCGAAAGATAAACATTTTCCTATCGTTGCCCGCGAAACTGCAAAGAAAAGGGGTTATCGAAACTTGCTAGAAGATGGGCTTTATAAGGCCATGATAGGTATCACTTCAGTAGATGAAGTGCTTCGGGTTGCCGGATAA
- a CDS encoding MlaA family lipoprotein, producing MKFKWIMLVIAVFGVAPISASQLNRYGQDVERVHVDSTDSQISSGQTNSDQANSVQAYSEQSISGPIDGSDIASGIEGIDSDVSASEGNAEVTTAEVTVTYIDPRDPIEGFNRAMWDFNYLYLDRYFYRPVAHGYNDYVPRPVKTGIHNFVTNLDEPSALVNNTLQGKWGWAANAGGRFTINSTMGLLGVIDVADMMGLPRKQDEFNEVLGYYGVPNGPYFMAPFLGPYVTREVASFWVDGLYFPISEITVWQSLLKWGLENLHRRAGAIDQERLVDNALDPYTFVKEAYFQHMDYKVYDGDVPVDLDEDELLDEFMQELD from the coding sequence ATGAAGTTTAAATGGATAATGCTGGTTATAGCAGTGTTTGGCGTTGCGCCCATTTCAGCATCGCAGTTAAACAGATACGGACAGGACGTCGAACGTGTACATGTCGATTCTACCGATTCCCAAATTAGCTCTGGTCAGACTAACTCTGACCAGGCTAACTCAGTCCAGGCTTACTCAGAACAGAGCATCTCAGGCCCAATTGACGGTTCCGATATCGCATCTGGCATCGAAGGGATTGATTCCGATGTTAGCGCGTCTGAGGGTAATGCAGAGGTCACGACCGCCGAGGTTACCGTTACCTATATTGATCCAAGAGATCCCATCGAAGGGTTTAACCGGGCTATGTGGGACTTTAACTACCTGTACCTGGACAGGTATTTTTATCGACCAGTTGCTCATGGATATAACGATTATGTACCAAGACCGGTGAAGACAGGTATCCATAATTTTGTGACTAACCTCGATGAGCCCAGCGCCTTGGTGAACAACACCTTGCAGGGTAAATGGGGCTGGGCGGCAAATGCCGGTGGACGCTTTACGATAAACTCGACCATGGGGTTACTCGGTGTAATCGATGTCGCAGATATGATGGGCCTGCCCCGCAAACAAGATGAATTCAATGAGGTGTTAGGCTACTACGGTGTACCTAATGGCCCATACTTTATGGCGCCGTTCTTAGGACCTTATGTCACCAGAGAGGTCGCGTCGTTCTGGGTTGATGGCCTATACTTTCCAATATCGGAGATAACTGTGTGGCAGTCCTTGTTAAAATGGGGGCTTGAGAACCTGCATAGAAGGGCCGGAGCTATCGATCAAGAAAGACTCGTCGATAACGCATTAGACCCTTATACTTTTGTTAAGGAAGCCTATTTTCAACATATGGACTATAAGGTGTATGATGGTGATGTACCTGTCGATCTTGATGAAGATGAGCTGTTAGATGAGTTTATGCAGGAATTAGATTAA
- the rfaH gene encoding transcription/translation regulatory transformer protein RfaH: MKAWYLLYCKPRGESRALQNLTIQNIETYLPTIAVKKEQKGQVSVVKTSLFPSYLFIKFDPKEVSVSRINSTRGVVQVVGCKELMTPIDDGIIDAIRQQEYELNSMTQGSTDIGSSSNEEFEPKVINPGEKVRLTEGVFSTLEGIFQEKSGDKRCHVLFEIMGEMKSVKIPMSIVKPSD, from the coding sequence ATGAAAGCTTGGTATCTTTTATATTGTAAGCCTCGCGGAGAATCCAGAGCACTTCAAAATTTAACTATTCAAAATATTGAAACTTACCTACCAACTATTGCTGTCAAAAAGGAGCAAAAGGGTCAAGTTTCGGTCGTGAAAACTTCACTCTTCCCAAGTTACCTCTTTATTAAGTTTGATCCCAAAGAGGTAAGCGTTAGTCGAATAAATTCGACCCGTGGTGTTGTTCAGGTTGTTGGTTGTAAGGAGTTGATGACACCAATCGACGACGGGATTATAGATGCAATTCGACAACAAGAATACGAGTTGAACTCGATGACTCAAGGTTCAACCGATATCGGTTCGTCTTCCAATGAAGAGTTTGAACCCAAAGTGATTAATCCCGGTGAAAAAGTTCGCTTGACTGAAGGAGTATTCTCTACTCTTGAAGGGATTTTTCAAGAAAAAAGTGGTGATAAGCGTTGTCATGTTCTATTTGAGATAATGGGGGAGATGAAGAGCGTTAAAATTCCCATGTCTATCGTCAAGCCTTCTGATTAA
- a CDS encoding four helix bundle protein, with translation MVLLFECSRDRGFKDQVTRAALSIPSNIAEGEERGTPKDSARFLYYSKGSAGELVTQLYIAIEIGLVDKTKALQLIDETKQLSAMLAALIKIRKGEVYECPAGYQAKED, from the coding sequence TTGGTATTACTCTTTGAATGTAGTCGTGATCGTGGTTTTAAGGACCAAGTCACCAGAGCCGCTCTTTCTATCCCATCCAATATTGCAGAAGGGGAGGAGAGAGGCACACCTAAAGATTCTGCAAGATTCCTCTATTATTCCAAAGGTTCAGCCGGAGAGTTGGTTACACAGCTATATATCGCCATTGAAATAGGTTTAGTCGATAAAACTAAAGCATTACAGCTGATAGATGAAACCAAACAGTTATCCGCAATGTTGGCTGCTTTGATCAAAATACGCAAAGGTGAAGTGTATGAATGCCCTGCAGGATATCAGGCTAAGGAAGACTGA
- a CDS encoding SLBB domain-containing protein, which produces MLLKVKKLIIVSIGVICLASGAVQAVTPSPQMIEQFKTLPKAEQERLAKQYGLDPSMLNADSTTTQEGFENQSIINPREVEDEKAKELKEQQIIVDEVTQFLKDQKDKDTKKLQPYGYDLFEGEPMTFAPVSDIPVPGEYLVGPGDNIKVQLYGKENKEYDLVISRDGNIQFPELGPISVSGLKFEDLRKTVSARIKQQMIGVETNITMGELRSIRIFIAGDAYKPGSYTVSSLSTITQALFVAGGIAEIGSLRNIQLKRKGKLLGTLDLYDLLMRGDASNDMRLRSGDVVFIPSVGGLVSVDGEVRRPAIYELKGKESMGEVIAMAGGLKGAAYPRSSSIERYNKQGLKTIKNVDLTADKGRAVIAKAGDIVKVKTATTQFEDAITVLGAVIRPGKYQWYQGQRVSDLLPSIWGDFQPSADLDYAIIIREINKHGDIEVHQFAPSQAIITKAATEDLELSPRDIVMVFNFSDDAQNRFELNKLVRERVEKVVQLVGDSSLSKDLFKAGFSQLENQKLRNRSQLGGVVVAKEQVEDDEALAIKGEVNRMMANLFEDPELIKLSGLMNRSELLYPIIMKLNHQSRSGDGVQVVAIKGQVYHEGMYPLAVNARISEAVKAAGGLKEGAYTSRAELTRTVTVADGSNITHQNIELLAALNGEPSSNLTLKGRDILTIMTTPEWQENKSVEIRGEVRFPGVYNIRRGETLKEVVERAGGFTNFAYLPSSVFVRESVRLQEQLEIKKLADQLRRDIATRGVSKDGDVVNYADAQLMLTDLENIEAVGRLVVDLSAISIGIEQADLQLEDSDVLYVPSTKQTIAVMGEVQHAATHRYKQGLTLDQYLNMSGGVRERADDGRTYVVKANGSVMLPSRSMWFSSEDRLQPGDTIIVPLDTEYKDNLTLWTQVTSIIYNTAVAFASISNIK; this is translated from the coding sequence GTGTTACTAAAAGTAAAAAAACTCATTATAGTAAGCATAGGTGTTATATGTTTAGCAAGTGGGGCGGTTCAGGCTGTTACCCCTTCACCGCAAATGATCGAGCAATTCAAGACCTTACCTAAGGCAGAGCAAGAAAGGCTTGCCAAGCAATATGGGCTCGATCCATCAATGCTAAATGCTGACTCTACCACTACTCAAGAAGGGTTTGAAAATCAGTCAATTATCAACCCAAGAGAAGTGGAAGATGAAAAAGCGAAGGAGTTGAAAGAGCAGCAGATCATCGTAGATGAAGTCACTCAGTTCTTAAAAGATCAAAAAGATAAAGATACAAAAAAATTACAGCCATACGGTTATGACCTGTTTGAAGGTGAACCAATGACTTTCGCACCTGTATCGGATATTCCGGTACCGGGTGAGTACCTGGTTGGCCCTGGTGATAACATCAAGGTTCAGCTTTATGGTAAAGAGAATAAAGAGTATGACTTAGTCATCAGTCGTGACGGTAACATTCAGTTTCCTGAACTGGGTCCAATCTCAGTCTCTGGTTTGAAGTTTGAAGATCTGCGTAAGACGGTTTCGGCACGTATTAAGCAGCAGATGATCGGGGTAGAGACCAATATCACCATGGGTGAACTACGCTCTATTCGCATCTTTATCGCCGGTGATGCCTATAAACCAGGTTCATATACCGTATCCAGTCTCTCTACAATTACTCAGGCACTATTTGTTGCCGGTGGTATTGCTGAAATTGGCTCGTTAAGAAACATCCAACTCAAGCGTAAAGGTAAGCTTTTAGGCACATTAGACCTGTATGATTTGCTGATGCGGGGTGATGCATCGAACGACATGCGCCTGCGCTCAGGTGATGTGGTATTCATTCCATCTGTTGGTGGGCTTGTCTCGGTCGACGGTGAAGTCCGACGCCCGGCTATCTACGAGCTTAAAGGTAAAGAGTCCATGGGTGAGGTTATCGCCATGGCTGGTGGTCTCAAAGGCGCTGCCTATCCAAGAAGTAGTAGTATCGAGAGATACAATAAGCAAGGTTTGAAAACGATTAAGAATGTCGATCTGACAGCCGATAAAGGCCGAGCTGTGATAGCCAAAGCTGGCGACATTGTTAAAGTTAAAACGGCTACAACTCAATTCGAAGATGCGATTACCGTCCTTGGTGCAGTAATTCGTCCGGGTAAGTATCAGTGGTATCAAGGTCAAAGGGTCAGCGATCTGCTACCATCAATCTGGGGCGATTTCCAGCCTTCTGCCGATCTCGATTATGCGATTATCATCAGAGAGATCAATAAGCACGGTGATATAGAGGTGCATCAATTTGCACCGTCGCAGGCGATTATCACCAAAGCGGCTACAGAAGATTTAGAGCTCAGCCCACGTGACATAGTAATGGTGTTTAACTTCAGTGATGATGCACAGAATCGATTCGAACTCAATAAACTCGTTAGGGAAAGAGTCGAAAAAGTTGTACAACTTGTCGGTGACAGCTCTCTTTCGAAAGATCTATTCAAAGCAGGTTTTTCCCAGTTAGAAAATCAAAAACTGCGCAACCGCAGCCAACTTGGTGGCGTGGTAGTAGCTAAAGAGCAGGTAGAGGATGACGAAGCTTTAGCTATAAAAGGTGAAGTCAACAGGATGATGGCTAACCTGTTTGAAGATCCTGAACTCATCAAACTCAGTGGTTTGATGAACCGTAGTGAACTGCTTTATCCAATCATCATGAAGCTAAATCATCAGAGCCGTTCGGGCGATGGTGTACAGGTAGTTGCCATTAAGGGGCAGGTCTACCACGAGGGTATGTATCCACTCGCAGTTAATGCCAGAATTTCAGAGGCTGTTAAAGCGGCGGGAGGACTGAAAGAGGGCGCCTATACATCCAGAGCCGAACTGACTCGCACCGTCACCGTTGCAGATGGTTCGAACATCACCCACCAAAATATCGAACTATTAGCGGCATTAAATGGTGAGCCTAGCTCAAACTTGACATTAAAAGGCCGAGATATCCTGACTATCATGACCACGCCTGAGTGGCAGGAAAACAAGTCAGTCGAAATTCGTGGTGAGGTTCGCTTCCCGGGTGTCTATAACATTCGCCGTGGTGAAACGCTTAAAGAAGTCGTTGAGCGAGCAGGTGGCTTTACTAACTTTGCTTATCTTCCTTCATCGGTATTCGTTCGTGAATCGGTCCGTTTGCAGGAACAGCTGGAAATTAAAAAGTTAGCCGATCAGCTTCGACGGGATATCGCTACTCGTGGTGTCTCTAAAGATGGTGATGTTGTGAATTACGCCGATGCCCAGTTGATGTTAACGGATCTCGAGAATATCGAAGCCGTTGGTCGTCTCGTTGTTGACCTTTCAGCCATCTCAATTGGCATCGAACAAGCTGATCTTCAGTTGGAAGATTCTGATGTTCTTTACGTGCCATCAACCAAGCAAACTATAGCAGTAATGGGTGAAGTGCAGCACGCAGCAACTCACAGATATAAACAAGGGTTAACACTGGATCAGTATCTGAATATGTCAGGTGGTGTGAGAGAGAGAGCCGACGATGGCAGAACTTATGTTGTGAAAGCTAATGGCTCAGTGATGCTACCTAGCCGCTCAATGTGGTTTAGCAGTGAAGACCGTTTACAACCGGGTGACACCATTATTGTACCACTGGATACAGAATACAAAGATAATTTAACCCTTTGGACTCAGGTTACCAGTATCATCTATAATACAGCCGTTGCATTTGCTTCAATTTCTAATATTAAATAG
- the wecA gene encoding UDP-N-acetylglucosamine--undecaprenyl-phosphate N-acetylglucosaminephosphotransferase, producing the protein MDFLIPLSCAFFVSFMAIRWVIPVAERFGLVDVPAGRKQHDGKVPLIGGFAIYLSVLTTSMMFIPNSQALNIYLVSASLILFIGVLDDKYDIPVRYRLAAQVIIASMMIFGAGLYLKDLGNLLGFGLISLSFVGVFVTVIAVIGAINAFNMVDGIDGLAGMLSLITFAGLAFLLSRVGSDWYLLPLLFIASLVAYLMFNLGWPTKILRKVFMGDAGSMLIGLTVVWLLVIGVDDGVDAFRPVTALYLIAIPLMDMAAIMFRRINKGESPFKPDRDHLHHIFMRAGFTPRQSLVIISLCASLFTFVGVLSELYHVPEVIMFIGFIMIFGLYSYAIQHAWQILSWFRSQFYS; encoded by the coding sequence ATGGATTTTCTAATCCCTTTGAGTTGCGCGTTTTTCGTTTCGTTTATGGCGATACGCTGGGTTATCCCCGTCGCGGAAAGATTTGGCCTAGTTGATGTACCTGCTGGTAGGAAGCAACACGATGGAAAAGTTCCGCTTATTGGCGGCTTTGCCATCTACCTGAGTGTTTTAACAACAAGCATGATGTTCATTCCCAATAGCCAGGCACTCAATATCTATCTGGTGTCGGCGTCCTTGATCCTTTTTATCGGAGTATTAGACGATAAATACGATATTCCGGTCAGGTATCGTTTAGCGGCTCAGGTTATCATCGCCTCTATGATGATCTTCGGTGCTGGTCTATATCTCAAGGATTTAGGTAATCTGTTAGGCTTTGGGCTTATCTCACTTAGTTTTGTAGGCGTCTTTGTTACGGTTATCGCGGTTATCGGGGCGATTAACGCCTTCAATATGGTCGATGGTATCGATGGCCTTGCCGGAATGCTCAGTCTAATAACCTTTGCCGGGTTAGCTTTCCTGTTAAGCCGTGTAGGCAGTGACTGGTACCTCTTACCCCTCCTGTTTATTGCCTCATTGGTTGCTTACTTAATGTTTAATTTAGGTTGGCCGACTAAGATATTACGCAAAGTTTTTATGGGTGATGCCGGTAGTATGCTTATTGGTTTAACGGTTGTCTGGCTACTTGTTATCGGGGTCGATGATGGTGTAGATGCTTTTAGGCCGGTTACAGCACTTTACTTGATAGCTATCCCCTTAATGGACATGGCTGCAATTATGTTCAGAAGGATCAATAAAGGTGAATCACCTTTCAAACCCGATCGTGACCATCTGCATCATATTTTTATGCGCGCAGGGTTTACGCCAAGGCAGTCATTGGTCATTATTAGCCTATGTGCCAGCTTGTTCACCTTTGTTGGCGTATTATCTGAACTTTATCATGTTCCTGAAGTCATCATGTTTATCGGTTTTATTATGATCTTTGGACTCTATAGTTATGCCATTCAGCATGCCTGGCAGATATTGTCGTGGTTCAGAAGTCAATTTTATTCATAG
- a CDS encoding response regulator, giving the protein MALKDLVILLVEDDPVFRRIVASFLDSRGATVIEADDGEQGLEKFKQRAFDIVLADLSMPIMGGLVMLKKMSELNPGTPSIVISGNQVMADVVEALRIGTSDYLVKPVSDLFLIENAIKQSLDEKHTKDVQLEDIEELSYQELQDNLALLEQNAEAAKSVQQQLFPPSQINYLTAKIDYSLFKTDEVSAYFIDTVNVGDKHLVMYMAHFHPQDNRAAFASVLLKSFVNQKLKLFRNGTTQAIIEPYNMLTYLNERMTKSGLDICIDIVYVVVELTKYRASIAQAGQGLRCYIRNNEGLTPLALSDSLQLGILDWGHPSAQFRTLMPGEQLCISSSKPVHKQMLLENQFHGLVYDTQTPTGGYVQLSF; this is encoded by the coding sequence ATGGCGCTAAAAGATTTAGTCATTCTACTTGTTGAAGATGATCCTGTTTTTCGTCGTATCGTTGCATCGTTTCTCGATAGCCGCGGTGCGACGGTTATCGAAGCCGATGATGGCGAACAGGGGCTGGAAAAGTTTAAGCAAAGAGCTTTCGATATTGTCCTGGCCGATCTCAGTATGCCGATAATGGGCGGTTTGGTCATGCTCAAGAAGATGTCTGAGTTAAATCCCGGCACACCGTCAATCGTTATATCCGGTAATCAGGTCATGGCAGATGTCGTTGAGGCGCTGCGTATTGGCACAAGCGATTACTTAGTTAAGCCTGTCTCCGATCTATTTCTCATCGAAAATGCGATAAAGCAGAGCCTGGATGAGAAACACACTAAAGATGTTCAACTCGAAGATATCGAGGAGCTCTCCTATCAGGAGTTGCAGGATAACCTGGCGCTGTTAGAACAAAATGCCGAAGCGGCTAAGAGTGTTCAGCAGCAGTTATTCCCCCCGTCACAGATTAACTATCTCACCGCCAAAATTGACTACAGCCTGTTTAAGACCGATGAGGTGAGTGCTTACTTTATCGATACGGTCAATGTCGGCGATAAACATCTTGTGATGTATATGGCTCATTTTCACCCTCAGGATAATCGCGCGGCTTTCGCCAGCGTCTTGCTTAAGAGTTTCGTTAATCAAAAGCTGAAGTTGTTTCGCAATGGCACCACTCAGGCGATCATCGAACCCTACAACATGCTCACTTATCTCAATGAACGCATGACAAAATCAGGTTTAGATATCTGTATCGATATTGTCTATGTGGTGGTAGAGCTGACTAAATACCGCGCATCGATAGCGCAAGCCGGCCAAGGTTTACGTTGTTACATCAGAAATAACGAAGGATTAACGCCTCTCGCGCTCTCAGACTCTCTCCAGCTTGGAATATTGGATTGGGGGCACCCAAGTGCTCAGTTCAGGACTTTAATGCCCGGAGAGCAGCTATGTATCTCTTCAAGTAAGCCCGTCCATAAGCAGATGTTACTCGAAAACCAATTCCACGGTCTCGTCTACGACACCCAAACCCCCACCGGCGGCTATGTGCAGTTGTCGTTTTAA
- a CDS encoding EscU/YscU/HrcU family type III secretion system export apparatus switch protein, with product MKKEDDSYQEEPPQTERQAVALGFDGQHTPTVTAKGTGLVAEEIIALAEEAGVHIHKNPHLSDFLQRLELGEEIPKELYFLIAELIAFVYMLDGKFPEQWNNMHQKIVEEV from the coding sequence ATGAAAAAAGAAGATGATAGCTATCAAGAAGAGCCCCCACAGACTGAGCGACAGGCTGTAGCACTTGGGTTCGACGGTCAACACACACCTACCGTTACGGCTAAAGGTACGGGCCTGGTTGCCGAAGAGATAATTGCCTTAGCCGAAGAGGCCGGCGTTCATATTCATAAGAACCCACACCTAAGCGACTTTTTGCAGCGCTTAGAGCTTGGCGAGGAGATCCCCAAAGAGCTCTACTTTCTTATTGCCGAATTAATTGCATTCGTCTACATGCTCGACGGAAAATTCCCAGAGCAGTGGAATAACATGCATCAAAAGATTGTTGAGGAGGTTTAA
- a CDS encoding peptide MFS transporter — protein sequence MSVAKPQGTMLGHPKGLFLLFTTELWERFSYYAMRAILVLYLVDKVQTEGGHGLGWTSADAISLYGTFTGLVYLTPLIGGWLADTYLGQRRAIMIGGALMAAGQFILGTPHAWVQGMETQVFYLGLGVLILGNGLFKPNISTMVGDLYEEGDHRRDGAFTIFYMGINVGAFLSGIIVGSVVSAYDGNFQMGFLCAGIGMVFSLIIQFAFAQRLLGDIGKHPAAKLEKEKAAANGQENVKKEPLTKVERDRIKVIMVMGLFTIIFWAGFEQAGGLMNLFTNDFTDRMIGGWEVPTTWFQSLNAMFIVIFAPVIASIWIRLGKNEPNSPVKFALGLVLLGVGFLFMIGAVLEMGGNPDAKSSMWWLVGAYFFHTMGELCLSPIGLSMVTKLAPLRIASLMMGAWFLFVAAANKIGGIVGSFIGHGGPKEEQLANAMSIFAGIAITSAISGIILYFMADKLVSWMHGAEGPHHTEEEALEEEIAVTAEHEGIQR from the coding sequence ATGAGCGTAGCAAAACCCCAGGGGACGATGCTAGGGCATCCGAAGGGATTGTTCCTGTTGTTTACAACAGAGTTATGGGAACGATTCAGTTATTACGCAATGCGTGCCATTTTGGTGCTGTATTTGGTAGATAAAGTACAAACAGAAGGTGGTCACGGTTTAGGTTGGACCAGCGCAGACGCAATCTCACTCTATGGTACATTTACCGGTTTAGTTTATCTGACTCCCCTCATCGGTGGCTGGTTAGCCGATACATATCTGGGTCAACGCCGCGCCATCATGATTGGTGGTGCTCTGATGGCAGCCGGTCAATTCATCCTTGGTACACCACATGCGTGGGTACAGGGAATGGAGACTCAAGTTTTCTATCTTGGTCTTGGCGTACTTATTCTAGGTAACGGCCTGTTTAAGCCTAACATCTCTACCATGGTTGGTGACCTCTATGAAGAGGGCGATCATCGTCGTGATGGCGCGTTCACTATCTTCTATATGGGTATCAACGTCGGTGCTTTCCTTTCGGGTATCATTGTAGGTTCGGTTGTCAGCGCCTATGACGGCAACTTCCAGATGGGCTTCCTCTGTGCCGGTATCGGTATGGTCTTCTCTTTAATCATTCAATTTGCCTTCGCACAACGTTTACTCGGTGATATCGGTAAACACCCGGCTGCCAAACTTGAGAAAGAGAAAGCGGCAGCCAACGGTCAAGAAAATGTAAAAAAAGAACCTTTGACCAAGGTTGAGCGTGATCGCATTAAGGTGATCATGGTCATGGGTCTGTTCACTATCATCTTCTGGGCTGGTTTCGAGCAAGCCGGTGGTCTGATGAACCTGTTCACCAACGACTTTACCGACCGTATGATTGGTGGCTGGGAAGTGCCGACCACTTGGTTCCAATCATTGAACGCCATGTTCATCGTGATTTTCGCGCCGGTGATCGCCTCTATCTGGATCCGCTTGGGTAAGAACGAGCCGAACTCTCCGGTTAAGTTTGCCTTAGGTCTGGTACTGCTTGGTGTTGGTTTCCTATTTATGATTGGTGCCGTACTTGAGATGGGTGGTAACCCGGATGCTAAGTCAAGCATGTGGTGGTTAGTAGGTGCATACTTCTTCCATACTATGGGTGAGTTATGTCTGTCTCCTATCGGTCTGTCTATGGTGACTAAATTGGCTCCGCTTCGCATCGCATCTTTGATGATGGGTGCCTGGTTCCTGTTCGTTGCTGCTGCAAACAAGATTGGTGGTATCGTAGGTTCATTCATTGGACACGGCGGACCAAAAGAGGAGCAGCTTGCTAACGCAATGTCTATCTTCGCCGGTATCGCCATCACATCGGCTATTTCGGGTATCATCCTCTACTTCATGGCTGACAAGCTAGTAAGCTGGATGCACGGTGCCGAAGGCCCGCATCATACTGAAGAAGAAGCTCTGGAAGAAGAGATCGCAGTGACTGCAGAGCATGAAGGTATACAGCGTTAA